One stretch of Synechococcus sp. MU1617 DNA includes these proteins:
- a CDS encoding transaldolase — MASLLDQLSQMTVVVADTGDLEAIRKFTPRDATTNPSLILAAAQIPAYQNLIDEALRSSRKLMGSDAAVEDVVREALDEISVIFGKEILKIVPRRVSTEVDARLSFDTDATIEKGRKLIRLYNDAGISNDRVLIKIASTWEGIKAAEVLEKEGIHCNLTLLFGFGQAVACAEAGVTLISPFVGRILDWYKAETGRDSYPGPEDPGVISVTKIFNYYKTHGYSTEVMGASFRNIDEITELAGCDLLTISPKLLDQLRESDAVLTQKLDAAHPTDGEAKIHVDRASFDALMQDDRMASDKLTEGIKGFSKAIETLEHQLAHRLAELEGGSAFRHAVSEIFMLNDMNGDGSITRDEWLGSDAIFDALDQDHDGLISQEDVRQGFGAALALTSV; from the coding sequence ATGGCCAGCCTGCTCGATCAGCTTTCACAAATGACCGTGGTCGTTGCCGACACGGGTGATCTGGAGGCCATCCGTAAGTTCACCCCTCGGGATGCCACCACCAACCCGTCGTTGATCCTGGCTGCTGCGCAGATTCCCGCCTACCAGAACCTGATTGATGAGGCGTTGCGGTCATCGCGCAAGTTGATGGGTAGCGATGCAGCGGTGGAAGACGTTGTGCGGGAAGCGCTGGATGAAATCAGTGTGATCTTCGGCAAGGAGATTCTCAAGATTGTTCCCCGTCGTGTGTCAACTGAGGTGGATGCTCGCCTGAGTTTTGATACCGATGCCACGATTGAAAAGGGGCGCAAGCTGATTCGTTTGTACAACGATGCCGGCATCAGCAACGATCGTGTTCTGATCAAAATTGCCTCCACCTGGGAAGGCATCAAAGCCGCCGAGGTGCTGGAGAAAGAGGGGATTCACTGCAACCTCACCCTGCTGTTTGGTTTCGGTCAGGCGGTTGCCTGTGCCGAAGCCGGCGTCACCCTGATTTCCCCCTTCGTCGGGCGCATCTTGGATTGGTACAAGGCAGAAACCGGGCGCGACTCCTATCCCGGTCCGGAAGATCCCGGCGTGATTTCGGTGACCAAGATCTTCAACTACTACAAGACCCACGGCTACAGCACCGAGGTGATGGGGGCGAGCTTCCGCAACATCGATGAGATCACCGAGCTGGCCGGTTGCGATCTGCTCACGATTTCACCGAAGTTGTTGGATCAACTCCGTGAGAGTGATGCCGTGCTGACCCAGAAATTGGATGCGGCCCATCCCACGGATGGCGAAGCCAAGATCCACGTCGATCGCGCCAGCTTTGATGCATTGATGCAGGACGATCGGATGGCCAGCGACAAACTCACCGAGGGCATCAAAGGCTTCAGCAAGGCCATTGAAACGCTGGAGCATCAACTGGCCCATCGTCTGGCTGAACTGGAGGGTGGATCCGCCTTCCGCCACGCCGTTTCCGAGATCTTCATGCTCAATGACATGAACGGTGATGGATCGATCACCCGCGATGAATGGCTCGGTAGTGATGCCATCTTTGATGCCCTGGATCAGGACCATGATGGTTTGATCTCTCAGGAGGATGTGCGCCAAGGCTTTGGCGCAGCCCTTGCTCTGACCTCTGTCTGA
- a CDS encoding cyclic nucleotide-binding domain-containing protein — MHALDTMRALASKAEVIRLQQGEVLFRTGETGTCMYGLLEGSVRLTWIDSAGHEGHEDIPVGHVFGAGALVMEDHQRLSTATATSDCRLIAMNRDKFLFAVQETPMFAVQLLASIDARLRDIKLAEG, encoded by the coding sequence ATGCATGCGCTCGACACCATGCGTGCTTTGGCCAGCAAGGCCGAAGTGATTCGTCTCCAGCAGGGTGAAGTGCTGTTTCGTACGGGCGAAACCGGCACCTGCATGTACGGTCTGCTGGAGGGATCGGTGCGGCTCACCTGGATTGATTCTGCAGGCCATGAGGGACACGAGGACATCCCAGTAGGCCATGTGTTTGGTGCTGGGGCCTTGGTGATGGAGGACCATCAGCGTCTGAGCACCGCCACGGCCACCAGTGATTGCCGTTTGATTGCCATGAACCGCGACAAGTTCCTGTTTGCAGTTCAGGAGACGCCGATGTTCGCAGTGCAACTCCTCGCATCGATTGATGCCCGTCTGCGGGACATCAAGTTGGCTGAGGGCTGA